The genomic DNA tCACTTAATTTCAGTTGATCAATTGATCAGTGGCTTTctctttttgtcatttattcatACATTATATACAGTTGGGTCTTGTGTCATTTTAATGCCACATCATAAAAAGTGTAAGTTTAGGTTTTCAGCTTTGTTAACTTGGAACAGATGGAATTGGGTTGAGGTCAGTTAATTGGGTGAAGGAGTTCACAATACCTAGCATTTGCAGTAGTGGAAATTAACTAACTAGGACATTAACTCAAGTGCTTTACTGAAGTATAATATGAAGGTATCTGTACAGTGCTTTGAATATGTCCGTCTTATGCTACATTATACTTCCactctactacatttcagaggaaaatattgtacttttaactCCACTGCATATATTTGACATTCTTCACCCCATTATTTATCTCACAACCCCTCAGTTTTATCATGTGACCCTTTGGAGGGGCCTGCCTGACCCTCAGATTGGGAACCACTGAACTAAGATACCTAACTATAcataaagtagttaaaactaACTCCACCTCAACCAATGGTTACAACATTAACATGATGCTTACTAATGCATCAGTATTTACATCTAATGatcatattataaataataataaatcagtCCCAGGgggtcatttttctgcagaaGGTGTACTTTTATTTGTGAGAATTAAGGTACATTTAGCTGATACAAtctctgtacttttacttagggTAGAACTTTGATTTACttggagtatttttacactgtggtattggtACTTCTACTCTTCCAACACTAAACAGTCGCCAGTGTTTGAAGTCAAACCTGGGATTATTTAATTCATCCTTCTTTCCTCTGATTGCGTATCTTTGCCTTatcaaacaataaaacattcaatACTTCTGACAGCAAATTAGGTTTGCTTGCTCATTTTCTCCCACATCTCATGATATTGCTACCATTTAGCCTCAGCTAATTGCGTCTATGATATCTACTCTGTCGCAGAGGCATCCATAGTGTCCAGGTTGTGCTGATGGGTTTCAGGTAAGTCCACCTGTCATAATAGTTCCTCCCATCAGTGTAGATCTGAACAAGTTTGCTGATCAGACACTGCCCTGCTTTCCCATTGGCTCCTGGACTTTAATAGGATCCCAGGGACTCTGTTGGGAGGATTACGGCTCCAAACTCTCGACTTTGGCCAGTTTCTGTTTTCTCCAAAGATGGGAACAGCGGTTTAGGGGGTCGCCGCACATGCACAGACCCAGAGGGGCGCCATCAAAAGACAACATCACATCAAGAGAAAGAAATCAGCTTGAAGGGGGGGCTACGGCGGTGTGACCAATCAACTTGAGGAGAAAGGAATACATCTTTTCTTCCACAATTCATTATTTGACAATCATCACATATTTTTCAAAGTTTTGCTGCACTGCTTTTgattataaatcatctttttgGGACAATTTCAGCATCCAAGTGAAAGCTTTTGGATTATCCTCTGAGGTCGACTGTGTCCTTTATCATCTGAGGGATCTACCTGCTTATCGCCTCCACCTGGAATAACTTAGATGAGCTCAACCAGCTAATAACTCACCAAACAACAAGCACAAGGCCTGTATTGACCACTGTGTTTCTGCAACGTTGAAAACACCCTCTTGTGACCTCAGTTGGGTTTGTCTCTTTACGTGCAGCTGGCCGTCTCTGGATCTCAAGTTTTGACCAGAACTGACTGAactccttcctcttctctccgCTTCTCTTACTTTTCTCTCCTGAACTTTTGCGTTGATCGGTGCATGGTAGTGAGCCATGCTGTTGAAGATAAAGTTCACCCAGCAGCGGCGGGTGCACCTGGCCCAGGGCCTGTGGCTGCTGTCCTGGATGGCAGTGATGTGGGGGGTCATCATCTTTTGTCTGGGGGTTTACCTTAAGACAGAGCTGCTCCGTAGGGCCGAGGTAGGGAGAGGAAAAATACACTCATATGTACACAAATTAGTGCAATGTCAACTTAAAGACAAGAGGGCCAAGTTTAAAAACACAGGCATGAATGCATTCAAAGTTAGACAAACATAGACCTTTGCCTTTGCTCATGGTTGTTTACTGAGTCTGTTGTGCTGCTGCTAATcagggacttttatttaaatttagctCTACAGTTTAATCcacaaatacaaacatgcaGCGCACACAATACTAGtgtaaacatgcacacagtgacaCTCAGGCACATTCATGCATGATAAATCGTGAGGACATTGTGTGTTAAAACCACTGTAtcaaaaaacaaattcaaagtGATTGGGGTTCAGTGTGTGTTGAATTTAGGTAACATGACCAGCAGGTGAAGGTTATTAGCTCTACTAGGTAGTCATTGGGCTAGATTGATCACTGATTGATTTGGATAGGCCATGAACACATGCCTACAGATAGTTATTGAGATCCAATAAGAGATTCCATAACCTCTAAGTTCTGTAGCAAAGTCTTATTGGGTTGTGTCGATATGGTTTAGATGAGTGAAATGTAACATGTGACCAACAAAATAGTGTCAGGAAGGATCTTACAGAATGATTCACAAGAATGCAATCCTCTTTTATACTTGTTagacaaaaatataatttagtttgttttgCACATCATTTGCGTAATGTGTACAGATCATTGACAAAACTAGTTATTTCACATCCAGAGGCTGAGATCATTTGTCCTAAACTCACATATGGCTGGATAGATATTATTGGATGATTATTTTACAAAGTGACAGTACTGGGCTGAGTTTGTTAATGGTAATTTTAATACAACAATGGGGCAGAGGTGCTTTATGGCTGACAGGCTTTTGAAAACTCAGCCAATAATAAACTCAGTCTATAATTGACTTTTGCTGTAACCAGGGTAATTAATTCAATTTGTCATTATATTTCTAGAGTAGTCTTTGCATCCAGCACATCAGCAGCTAATTGAATCTTTTGGCTGCCAAGGTCATTTTTAGAATAGATAAGGGTAATCAAATGCAGGATTATTACCTGCTAAAGTGTGTAGAGGAAATGACAAAGTGACCCACAGTTGGCTGCTGCTCTTGTGGCTGCTACTATCTTTGACTGTGCTCTTCCTTTCTTGAGGTGATGGACAACACAGAGATCCACGTGGTGCCCAACATCCTGATGATGGTGGGCCTGGCCTCCATCGGCACCAACTGGGTTGCCAGTCGCGCGTGTCAGGACTCCTTGGATGCAACCCGCTTCCCACGTTGGAAAGTTTTCCTGCTGGCTTGGTTTGCTGTAGCTGCAGTGCTCTGTTGTTTGCTCATCGCTGTTGTGGTGCTCAGCTACGCCCTGCAGGGAAGCCTGGAGGAGTCCCTGAAGGTGGGGGTCACTAGTAATGATCAGAGGGTGACAGGTCAAGGGGTAGAGTAGGTGTTAGCATGCCAGCTATTAGAAATTATAGTCAGGGAGGCAACATATTCCAAACTTGGCCCCTCACCCACACCCACTCCAGCACCATAGACTTTTACATGGGCCCCCCCCTGGACATGGGGCTGGGGTCATCTGTACCCTTTGACCCCCTCTGACAGTGGGCCTGTATGTCAGTATGGCCTTATAGAGATTGGTCCCATAACAGGATGGTGTTTTCTGATCCTCAAGCAAATCACAAAACCAAACCTGCTCCCCCCCAAGCTGCTGTGTCTGAAAGAGACTGCCAACTGTctaaaatgaagaagaaaagtttAGTGGGTTAAGGCTACAGAGAAAAGGGCTCATATTCCTGCAAGTTGATCAATTAAAACCAATTAAAAAGTGAATGATTAAAGCTCTCACTCTTGTTAAATGTTGAATTGAGACGAGAAAAAGACAGTTTTCACATCTGTTAGAGATGTCAATTAATTAAGTTGCAATGCGAAATAATTTAAACAACAAACCAGACAGCATTTAATATAAACAGATTTCAAATACCTAGAcctaattatattaatattttaacaGACATAAACAGAAAACAGCTGCATCTTtgccatacagtacagtaaaacCATTCTCGAAAACATCAGATACACCCCTTCTGTCTCATTCACTCTTCTGTCTTCACTGTCAGGTGGGCCTGAGGAATGGTATTCGGTTCTACAAGGACACAGATGTGCCAGGCCGTTGTTTTCAGAAAGAAACCATCGATCGTCTGCAGATGGAGTTTCGCTGTTGTGGGAACAGCAACTTCAAGGATTGGTTTGAAGTTCAGTGGGTCAGCAACAGATACCTAGACTTCACCTCCAAGGACGTCAAGGAGTGAGTGAATCACAACACAGGGAGCAGCAGGTTATGCAGGGAATTGAGAGGATGAAAAAGAAGAAACTGGACTGATGAGGGGTATACAGGAAAGAGCAGATAAATCTAGTTGAATGGCAGATAAGTAGACTTCACATCTAAAAAGGTCAAACAAACTGTTAGAGGGAAGATAGAGGGGATGGAGGGAGAAAGGGAATGATTTGAAGGTAGAGGAATAGTGTATTAAAAATAGATATGGCCTTTACTGTTGAAACGAATGACAGAAACAGATAAAAACGTGGGTCAAagatgaaataaatgaaaaggaaTGAGTAAATAGAAAGGTTGTGACATGATAACACTTGTAGAGAGGCACTGCTCATTTCTCACTAATTTTAAGTATGTATTGACCTGAAAGTCAGGCCTTTAACTTCCTCGcctcatttctttctctctcctcttctctcttttctgtctttttctaaTCTGTTTCCGTCGTCTGTTTTCTCACTGTCCCTCCCTTCTCTGTCTCCAGTCGTATCCGGAGTAATGTGGACGGCCGTTACCTGTTGGATGGCGTTCCTTTCAGCTGTTGTAACCCCGCTTCCCCTCGCCCCTGCCTGCAGCTGCAACTGACCGATAACAGCGCCCACTACAACTACGAGTACCAATCAGAGGAACTCAACCTGTACAGCCGTGGCTGTAGGCAGGCCCTGACTGACTACTTCATGGAGCTGATGAACTCAACTGGTCCTGGTGTGCTGTCAGTCATGTTAATACAGGTAGGATACATGATGGCATGAACATAAACACTTCTATTATTCTGTGATTTGTGGTAAAATAGAGGAAATACAGTAATTAACCAAGGCACAGAGTGTTACCTGAatatttacacaaacacacacacacacatacacacacacacacacacacacacacacacacacacacacacacacacacgcacaaagatACTAGAATGACTATCTGTGGAAAGCTgtccagaattttgtgctacgcccctctacatttttaaataatggtTTTATTTAACGTAGTGACTGCCATGGCATCCACCAGAATTAAAACCTCACTCTACTGACACACATTGATTTCTGTCTTTTAATCAAACGTGTACTTTCACTCCTTTGCCAAATAACAGTAGGCCTATTGACGGCACATTCTCTTCAAATAATAGGACACCCATACACATGTTTTACAGTGCATCATTAAACACCATCTACAGCTAACCAAACAATCTATACTTTTAAATGCAGCAGCTCAGGATGGGGTTTTTCTAGTCCAACATGATAGGATATGGCTGCCATGTGAAAAGTTAACGAGGTCTCAAGCTGAGTTGTAGATAACGTCAGATTTTCAAGCAAAAACTAAAACCTGCTTTGAATCATGTAGCCCCGAgatcaaacaaaaaaaggaagaggaagcaTGAGATAAAACTAATAATAATTTCTGTACAGTCCCTAACCCATTATCCCATAAAAGTGTGAATGTTTCTAATACTGATTCTAATCTTCATGCGTGCAATCCTGCAGCAAAACATAATTATTCATATGATCATTTGAATTCTTAAGACATCGGTTTTTGTGATCCGATCAAACCATTTGACCATCTCATTAGGTGACAAACACCAAATGAAATGAAGCTTTTACATGATCTAGATTGCTTTATTTCTGTCCAGCTGTCAGTATGTCTGAGCCTGCGGTACCTGCAGACGGCCGTGGAAGGAGCTATGGCTCTGGAGGACCCAGAGGGCGACAGTGAGGGTTATCTCCTGGAAAAGGGTGTGAAGGAAACCATTGAGGACCTCAAAGCCAATGCCCTGAAGATGCTAAAGTTTGGGCAGGTTGACCCCAACGCCGCCGAAGGGTCCTCTGAGGCTGCAGATGCCGAGAAAGCTGAGAAGACTGCGTCCCCTACTCCTGCCAGTTAGAGGGgagaaattatttaaataagaGCTGTGGTGAAAGGGATTCAGGGGGGATGTGTTTGAGGTTTCTTGGTTGTGTGAGTTGGCAGGTGGCGGGTACAACACCAGTTGAGTTTTGACATGTTAGGTTTGATTTACGCTTCACCAATGCAGCAGCCACAGCTGTCTCGCACATGGCCAAAACAAGGCAACAAATAGGGAATCTTATCAGGCCCTCCACAGACACCAAAACAAACATCTCCTCTATGCAGGACCTAATGAATGTTTAACCATCAAAGAATCTGCTCAGGAGATAGTAGGCTACTTTTTGTTGTAACTAGAAGAGAGAACATTCAGTTTAAAGTGGTGTAGCtttcacacacagcagacacaacAGACACATATTTAACACTTTACATTTGGCTCTAATTTGGCAAAGTCACAATTCACACAATGCTTAAGGTCATCACATGTGCACTGTAATATTCATCTCAGGGCTGTAGAGTTTGTACTGAACTGCAATGAAATGCTTAGGAACCTGTTAAAATGGCACATGAATTATATATTAAAGGTAGAAGTTTTTAACTGCTTTGCAGTGTGGGCTTCCTTTTGTACATGTAATATAATAGAGTAGGGAATTTCCCTAAGTATGGGTTATCTGAGTTCAGCAAGGAGAGTTggattaagtgtgtgtgtgtgtgtgttgtgtgtgtgtgtatatgtgcatgaGTGCTGTGCCCTATATGAAGCTGTCATCTTGTCTATTGTGACAGCTCAGAAACAATCTGATAATCCCGGTGTGGTTAATCCCAGAACTGCTGTACAAGCAGCATCAGCACATAGGAACACACTCTGTCATACAGGGACAGAAACAGCACACTGATGCAACAAGTTGGAAGTTATTTTTGAAAGCAAAACCGTTTGTAAATGCtttttttgtgcaaataatATAACATTGTGATCTGCCCTAGCTATCCAAATGTGTTCTTCTTAAATAAAACACTGTCACGGAATAAGGTTAATGAATGTTTCATTTTAGCAGATAAACATGCTTTAAGTGGTCGCAGAAATACatatttctttaattaaaaaacagaAGTTGATAAAGGAGTGTGGGTGAAAGTTTGGTTTCAGGCTTAGTGACATCCTTTAAAAATATTACCTGTAATAATCCAACTATTAACATTACAGTACAGCACAATGGGAGATTTTTCTTAGACAAGTACgaaaaaacaaagtgaaaatacaaatacaatttattaatgaatacagattttaaaaacaattaaaacaaatatttgcaaTGTTTAATAGTCTTCTTAAAATATAATTCCCAGTAGGCTAATTAAGTGAAAGATGACACATATTAAGGACCATTTGTGTAGGCCTAGGAGAACATACAAGTGTACACATAACACATTCATGATGATGTTTACATGGCAACAATAAACCCACATCACAGCTAGAATGAGTCTCTACAAATTGACAGTGttggaagtattcagattcttAACTTAAggaaaagtactaataccacagtgtaaaaaatACTCAATTACAAGTAAACGTCCtgaattgaaaatgttttctcaggaaaatgtagcctatttaaagttttaaaagtaaaagtacttaatgcagaaaatccttacattttagaaactggaaacaatcaaaacagttctgtcaatcaactaagtgtatAATCGGATAAGCCTTTCAGCTggatataataaaacattttattttataaactaaacGTGTTGTACGTGCAAAAAGCTTAATAATaaaagagtaaaaagtacatttccctctgaaatgaagtggaatagaagtagaaagtggcctgaaaagaaaagactcaagtgaagtacaagtacttcaaatgtgtacttaagtacagaacTTGAGCAAATTACATTCCACCATAactgacgtaaaaaaaaaaaaaaaaaaaaaacagcacctAAATAAAAGTAAGTGGCTGCTTGGTATGACCACTTCCCCAGTGATGATTTTGTTATGGAAATAATGATGTAATGCATCATTTTTAAATGGGCAATTAGGAACTTTAATTTTAACCCGCCAGGGTTCGCTATTGCACAGTGTTTAAATCTGGCTAGGATTTTGAAGTAATTTGTGTGGACGGAGCAACAATGACAATACTATAGCTCTGACAACTTTTAAGTATTAACTCCAGTCAAAACCTTCGTCATTTTCACCGGAAAACCTGTAAGTTATTGAGCGGAAATAACACAAAAGCCAACATTACCATATAGCCGTTTGAAAAAATAGATGACATGCATTCAAATGTGTCAAATATGAAAAATTTGTTCTGTTGTCATATCGTTTTTAAAGCATGCAACATCAAACGAGGCCCACATCTCCAGTGTCCACATCAAGATTAGATTATCTGTGTTTGTTAGCCAATGTGTGGAGGGCGTGTAAAGATGTCtgctcaaaaaaagaaaaagaaaaaaaagaagcaacgTGCGTTTTGAAAATTCCGGTGTGGTTTTGCAATGAAACTGTCACACAgtcagagaggaagagacagcGAGGTGGAGGGAGGGGAAGGGCCGCAGAAACGTCAAACTACTTCACTTGAAGCAAGATGGATTCTAGTACATAGTGTTGATAATCTTTTTTAATTAGCTGTCTTCTGTAGTGTTTCACAGCTCTCGTAACATAACAATGGACTCTAACATTATGGAGACAATAGAGGAATTCATGGAAAGTGCGTTGGTGCAATGGGTACGTCATTTATCATTTATCACTTCCAGTTAGAGAAAAGGTCATCATTTCtagaggcagagagaggagaaTAAAACAGGCGGATTATGTGGAAACTGTGTAGAAATCCGCTTTGGACAATGCAGTAAAACATTATTTCTAGTCACAGATACTTATGACATTGTATCTTTTAGAGAAGCCTTCTTTCCATTTCTATTCACCCAAATAATAGTAAAAGTAAGAGTTGAATAAACAGCAAAATACAGCCTTGATACTGATTTCTGTTTTGTAGCTACAGCAAAACAAACACCCTACTTCTCCTTTTGGCAGCTTCCCTTGCCTCTTAATGACCAgttgttcttcttctcctaaGCATTGACACTTCCGTGTCCTTGGGCTTTTATCTACTGTGTATTCAAGAGAATATAGTCTCACTCAATTCAGATGAGGATTTGTTGTATTTGTAACAGACTGAATTTCCAGCTGGATTTTCCACATGGGAAACCAATCAGCCCAAGGAGATTTTCCCCCGATTCTGGTCAATGAACAGTATTTAGATATACTGTAATGTGATACTGTGCTGAACCTTGAAGGGatattttctttgttgttgCCCTACTCCAAAGAGGGGGTCAGAGGTGAGTTTCATCAGGAAGCCTGCAGCTGGCAGGGCTTTACTatttgctcaagggcacttcaGCAGGTTGATTAATCACTGAgctttcaccctgcttcacaaTATGTTGGACATCCGCACCCTGTTCACACTGTCGCACAGTGTCTCAAGCTGCTCTACCTCACCTTATCAGCTGATCCAACTGGAGCTTGTTACTCTGTTAACCGACAGTGCAGTTTTTAGAAGGTGCAGGTGGGAATAAACCTCATTATATTGCAGTTTGCATTGGCACAGCTCTTCTTAGCAGAGAGAGACCTTGGCTGGCGTCCTGCTTGGCTGCCTGTCACTGTGAAGTGCTTCCCAGTGTGGGAGCACAGAGCCCACCTGTCCAGACAGGTGCACCGACTCAAGCAGCTTCCTGTGTGAAAATGTTTGCacctctccatctccctccttgtctctctctctcttaccttCTTTCTATTCCTGTCTTCCTTGTCCACCTCCTGGTACATACTCATTGGCCACACTattggccacacacacacacaatctctccctgtctctcacAGGTTCAGCTGTTTGAAAAGATGGTGGAGAGGGAGGACGGCTTCCCGCTTTACAGCCAGTACATGGAAGTCAACTCAATTTCCCAGAGTGTCCGGGATCGTTACATGAGGCTGACCAATGGGATTTTCCTCAATGAGATCATGAGGGTCATGTAAGATTGATCAAGACTTTTTTACTTCATTGCTTTGCAGCCATAAAACAGACTGCTAGGGAAAATAAGAACTTATATGATACATGCGAGGACATTTCCCAGTCAATCTGTAACACAAGAGGCCCATTTGAACTTCATTGTAAAATTAAAACAGTCCTAAACTCAAAATTTTCAGTCAATGGAGAAAACTGAAATAATAACCTTATGTAACCTTGCAGTTAGTTGCAGAAATTGGCTTTGGCttttaataagtgttttttttttttaaatgtagaaaTGGGCCCATTCTCCAATTaaactaaaaaacatttttgagtgAAGAACCATTTGTTACAAATTAAGTGGTTTTGGACCCAAAGCAGACCATGGGAACTGATTGGTTAAGtgaaaaaatgttaatttgaaCAAAAAAGCATCTCAAGCAGGAGCACAGGTGGCAGGGAGCTAGCTGACTGTAGAAGTTCTCGGGGAGGCAGAGTGGAAAAACTGGTGTGGAAACACAGGAACAGGATCAACAGCATGGAACACTTGTAGTGCTGCGTATTCAAAACAACTACAAGTAAGTCGACAGGAAAAGGCCAAGGTCAGATGCAAAAATTTCTTTCGCTGGTCGAAAAATCAGGCAACCGCAGCACGCTACCAAACACAACGGAATTATCTATCAGAGTAGTGGAGTGAAGACCTGGCTTATATGGAGTGGGTGATGAGGTGAATGGAAGCAGGTGTGCCTCGTCTGCTGCCTGGAGAAGCCAGCCACGCCTCCTGCCACGCACGTGCTCTGCAGAGGAGAAGGGGAGAAGGGGAGAAGagaaaaacataaacacaataaaaacaaaaacaaaaacaggaacatAACACCATTTaagatttaaccatttattgcaacaaatgaaaatacagttATGCTTGGCACTGATAGCTCCGCTCTTGATAATGCTCCCTGGATTAGCCGAGCAGCATGTTTAGCTGAAACAGGGAGCGCAATGCACAAACCCCAATCAGGACTCTGATTTAGGAAGGTGGAGGCTGGAGCTTTACCAGCAACAGTGGCGTAGCAGGGGTCAGCGAGGAGGGAGTCATGTTTAAATGGACCACCTTGATGTCAaaatggctgtgattggtgtgtgACTGATAGAAATGATAATTTAATCAGTGGGCGTATGACTTCCGTGTCCTGCATGAACTAACTATTGCATAATTAAAATAACAAAGTAAGACTGGCTGTTTAGATAGGgatgttgaaatatttcaactaCTGTTGgatagattgccatgaaatcTATACATCCTACAGACATCCTTgttcctactgactttggtgatacCTTGATTTTTCCTTTAACGGCACTATGAGAttaatttttgtgttttttaatgaaatgtctCCATATCTATTGGATGGTTTGCCAGACatcactttggtgatcccctgacgtGTAATCATCAGGTCAACGTTTTATTTGTCCAATTCTTTGTtaaatgaccaaataccttCAAAACTAACAACATTTCCTTTGTGTTTATTGTTCATCAGCAAATGTTTGCATGCTGAAGTAAGATGGTGAACtaggtaaacattataccttcTTAACATCAGTATGTTAGCATTAGCCCTGAgccagtacagcctcacagagctgctaaacGACTCTTAGTTCTGTTCTTCACATAAGATTTGATGTAACATTCATCACATTCCCTTTTGTAACCTGGCATTGTTCTATAACCTGTGTAAAAGGATGGCATAAATGTAGGACCCATTTATATTTGTCAACCATTTCCAGTGAATAATTAAATGAGGCTTGCAACCCTGTTAGTCATCTCCGCTGAATTATGTCTTCTGCAGAATAAAACCTTTTCTCTCTCACCAGACAAGATCTTCATCGTATTTGCCGAACAGCTGATTAATTTGGTCTGACCTAAGCCAGGTTATTTTAGCAAATAATTGCATGTGGATTCTTACAGCCTGCTTCTCGGGCTCATTAAAATTTGATTCACTCTGCTTAAATGCACTGTTGCATGAGAATTTCTCATCTGGAGAGTTGTGGTACTGGACTGTTTGATCAAGCTGCAGTAAACACATCGTCATGTCTTTTCTATTTCTGTTCTGTTCAGAGACCCGAACCCCAAGGTGGAGCGTTTGTACAACAGCGAGCGAGATGATCACATGCTGAGAGTCCAGAACTTTTCGATATTAACTCGACACATCAGAGCCTTCTACCAGGTACGGGAGAGTCACAGAGAAATGAAGGCGTTAGATCAGATAATCAGGAGCAAAATCAGGAGTGATGGTCTGAAAATCAACATATGCACAGGTTTTTCAGTTTTCCCCCATTTAATGTATAATGAACTTTCTGTCCAATTTTTGGCATTGACTGAAGTAACTACAGTTTCTCTGTTTATATAGCTCAATTTGACTCAATTTTGTatgctctttttttaaacagtattttttaataaattagtcattttcattttagtGATGAACCCATACAGCAGTTCTTTGCAGTTCGGCTCAGCCCTATATAGAgattttttgtgtcttttagctcattttATAGCCTGCagttttactgttttggttcactctcactgctctcatcaaCCCATTTCCAGGTGTAGCAGGCAGCTATTTTCGCTTTTCATAAACCCATTATATGGTACCTGACCAGCATCAAACTGCAGAcaatgttagcaactagctggtgaacaaagTAGAGCATGGAGCTGTGAGGGAGAACATTTTTCTCAGGATGTGTTGGAGACAacaaaaaacagagctaaaggaAGATCGTATATTGGACTCTCAGCCTTTATGAATTATCTTAAAAAGTCAGGAACCTTTACTctgaattattttcattatgaatTGAACTTGTTACACATACTTGAAGGTatacttttgacattttggtaa from Perca fluviatilis chromosome 10, GENO_Pfluv_1.0, whole genome shotgun sequence includes the following:
- the rom1b gene encoding rod outer segment membrane protein 1b codes for the protein MLLKIKFTQQRRVHLAQGLWLLSWMAVMWGVIIFCLGVYLKTELLRRAEVMDNTEIHVVPNILMMVGLASIGTNWVASRACQDSLDATRFPRWKVFLLAWFAVAAVLCCLLIAVVVLSYALQGSLEESLKVGLRNGIRFYKDTDVPGRCFQKETIDRLQMEFRCCGNSNFKDWFEVQWVSNRYLDFTSKDVKDRIRSNVDGRYLLDGVPFSCCNPASPRPCLQLQLTDNSAHYNYEYQSEELNLYSRGCRQALTDYFMELMNSTGPGVLSVMLIQLSVCLSLRYLQTAVEGAMALEDPEGDSEGYLLEKGVKETIEDLKANALKMLKFGQVDPNAAEGSSEAADAEKAEKTASPTPAS